The genomic stretch TGACGATCGACTCGTCACCGGGTTTTTTCTTTGCATCGCGACGGCACCCGTCAGCCGTGCAGCGGATCTTTCTCGAGCAGCAGATGAAACTGGATGGTACACAGCTCGAGCAGTTCGTCGCGCGTGACGTCCTTGAGCTTTATCCTGTCCATGTTGATCTCGGTCGGCGTCGTATTCGACTGGTTCTGATTCCAGAACTCGCGCAGCCTGCCGTCGATCGCGTGCTCGGCGCGCACGATCCTGTAACCGGTCTCGTTGCAGAACTTCACGATCTCGCTCAGCGTAAAGAAGCGGATATGCGTGATGTCGAGCAGGCCAGCGGCAGCATAGGTCCATTTGCCCTTGCTCAGATCGTCCATCAACATCAGGTTGCGCACGTTGGGAATGCTCAAAACGAGCTGGCCCGTCGGCGACATGTACGGCCGTAGTTTCACCATCACGTCCCACGGGTTGTACATGTGTTCGAGCACATCGGCGAGCAGTACGCCGTCGAGCGTGCCCTTCGCGATGCCTTCGCGCTCGAGGTCGAAATCTTCGAACTTGCCGACCAGCACCCGGTCGATCTTGCTGCTCGCCACTTGTGCGGCAGCGCGGTTCATCTCGATGCCCCACACCCGGCTCGACGGAAAACGCTGCTTGATCAGCGCGGCCGTGCTGCCCGCCGCGCAGCCGATATCGATCACGGTGGAAGGATTGTTCGAATACATCGCGACCAGATTCGGCCGGCCCGGCGTGTGATAGCCCTCGGCGATCTCGCCCGACTCGACGTCCAGATACTGCTGCCATACGTAGCGCTGGCCGCGCGGCGCAAGTCCCGCGGCGGCGCTGGCGAGTGCCTGCGCGACGCGCACCGACGCCATGCCGTCGCCGTCGTTATGGTTATAGTGCGCGGCGCGTTTCTGACCCAGTTGCACCAGACCGGCGCGCAACGCGTGATCCGTCAGGATCTGGTGGAGCGCCGACGCGAGCTCATGCGCCTCGACTTCCACCACGCCCGTTTCCGCTTCGAAACACGGGCCCATCAGCATACCCGCCGTGTTCATCAGATTGACGACGGGCGTGTGCGCGAGCATGCCTTCGACCAGATAGTTCGAATCGACGGCGACCAGTACGTCGGCGCCCGCGGCGAAAAGTTCAGTGTCGTCGCTGGCGTAGAAATAGCCGTCGGCCGCCGCACCCAGCTTCATCAGAATTTCTGCGCAACGGGTCGAGCCAAACGCCGCATTCGACGGGCGATCCTTGATTACCGCATTGAACCGCACGCCCGCCTTCTTCAAGCTTTCGCATGCGCCCATGAACGCGCGCACCGACGCGTCGTAAATGTCTTCGATGCAGTGTGCGCTCAGATTCGCGGCCCATGTCGTGCCGAACACGATGAGCGGCAACTCCGCTTTGAGCCCGTATTTCGTGTTGAGTTGCGCACGGCACGCCGGCTTCTGCTTGCGCAGCGTCGCATAGCAATCCCACGCCGGATTGCCCGCGGCGATCAGCCTGTCCACGGCGACACCCAGATCGCGATAGCCTTCCATGCCGCGCTGACCGTACACGACGAGCTTGTCGGCGATCAGTTCATTGTGCACGGTGTATGGATCGATGAGCGCGATCGAATGGGCGAGATGCACGGTCGGAATGCCTTTGGCGCGAGCCCATGCCGTCGCCGTCTTGCCGGCACGCATCATGTCCTCGTTGGTCGCCAGCAGGGCGATGTCGTATTGCTCGGCCGCGCGCTTCAGGCACTCGAGCAACTGCACGGTGGCGGGCAGATCGCCCCGCACGCTTTCGAACACGATGGGACGAAGCTTGTCGGAAGCTTCGGCAGTGAAGCCGCACAACTCCGGCTGCTGCTGAATGTGGCGTTCGAACGTGCTCAACAGGCGCTGCGTCTCTTCGCTCACCGTCTGCTGCGCGCCCGCATCCTGCGCGAAACCGTCGAGCGAAACGAGCGTGCAACCCGTTTCCGCGATCGCGGCCTGCATCTGCGGCGAAAGCGAAGGCAGCGACGCGATCACCGTCATCGGTTCGTGCATCTGCAGAAACTGCTGGAGCGCGCCGAAATGCTTGCCCCACAGCAGACTGATAATGGCCTTCTGTTTCATCGCTGGCCCTCACTGAAAATGCCGAAGTATCGGGACAGCAGCACCCGCACCAGGTTGTACTCCGCTCCGACGGTCACGTCGGTGCCTTCCTTGTATTTGTCCGCGATACCCGCTGACCAGCTGCGCGCAATTTCGGTCGCCTTTTGGTCAAGCGCGTTGCTGACAAGCCATGTCGACAGTTCGCGCAACATCTCGGGCGACACCGCGCCGCGCAACTCGACGTTCGGAAAGCGCGTAAGCAGCGTCTGGAACAGCAGGAACATAAAGTGACGGCTGCGCAGCGGCTTGAGCAGTTTGTCGAGTTCCGCGCACATCGTCTCCGGCGCGAGCGGCAGCCACTTCGCGAGATTGGCGACGTCGAGCGAATCGAGCGCCGCGTTGCGCGCGGCCATGTCGGCTGCGAAGCGGGCGTTGGCTGCGGGATCGGCGTAGTTGTCGAGCACGACGAACATGCGGCCGGCGATCTTCGGCGCGAGATGCGCGACGATCGATTCTTCGAGGAACAGTCCGAGATCGAACAGTCCCTTGTCGCGCGCGAACCATGACAGCGTGCGCTTCCAGCTCGCCTTCTGTTCGAGCGACGAATAGAGCAGCCAGTTCGTGTTGCCGCCGCCGAGGAAGGCGCCGTATGGCACGACCGTCTGCATCGCGAACCCTTGCGCATCGGCGAACTCGACCAGCTCGGCAATGCTTGCACGCGACATGTACAGTCCGAACTTGCCCGCTTCATCCGTGGCGCGCAGTGCTTCGGGCCATTGCGATTTGTCCGCCCCATAGGCGGCGACGGCGTGGTCCTGCGTGTGGATGTCGAAAATGATCCTGCCGCCGGGCCGCACGACGCGCTTCCATTCGAGCAGCGCTTCGCGCCAGTTCGGGAAATGCACGAGCACGTTCAGCGACACGGCGCAATCGAACGAAGCGTCGCCGCACGGCAGGCGCTCCACATCGCCCACCTGCAGGCGAATCGGTGCGCCGTTCGCAAGACGGCGGGTCTCGTCTAGCATCGCCTGCGAGCTGTCGACGCCCATCACGTCGTAGCCGTCGGCGACGAGGGGCAACGCGGCCCGGCCCGTGCCGACGCCGATGTCGATGATCTGCGGCCCGCGCGCGTAACGCCGGATCGCATTGATTTCGATCGCGTTCTTCAGCAGGTTGGTGGTCTCGCTCTGGACCATCCGGCTCGAATACCAGTTCACCATGCCGGGATCTTTCCAGGCATCGGTTTTCCACTGGATCAGATCCTTGCGCCCCTGCGATCCAGCGAAGTTTTCAGGTTGTGCACTCATTTCAGAACGTCCCAGTTAAGCGGCGTGCCGCGTTTGATCGGTGCGCGCGCCGTCATGCCGATGACCGTCTCGAGATGCTTCGGCGCCATGCCGAGTCCGGGCCGGATCGCGCGGATGTGGTCGCGCGTCAGCGTTTCGCCCGCGCCGACGTCCTTGACCACATACAACGAGCGGCGGAAGACCATCGACTTGCGCTCCTGTTCGTTGGTCCCATAGGCTGGTTGGCCGAGCGCCTGCCATGCGCGCTCGGTTTCCGTCACCAGCGCGCGCATTTCTTCAGGCTCCAGCGAGAACGCGGAGTCGACGCCGCCATCGGCGCGGCGCAGCGTGAAGTGCTTTTCGACGACCGTCGCGCCGAGTGCGATCGCGGCGACAGCGGCACCCACGCCCATCGTGTGATCCGACAGGCCGACCTGGCAGCCGAACAGATCGCGCATATGCGGAATCGTGCGAATGTTGCTGTGTTCGGGCGTCGCCGGATACGAGCTCGTGCATTTGAGCAGGATCAGATCCTCGCAACCGGCCCCGCGGGCGGCGCGCACGGCCTCATCGAGTTCCGCGACGGACGCCATGCCCGTGGAGATGATCATCGGTTTGCCCGTCGCGGCGACGCGCCGGATCAGCGGCAAATCGGTGTTTTCGAAGCTGGCGATCTTGTAGGCGGGCACATCGAGCGTTTCGAGAAAATCGACAGCCGTTTCGTCGAACGGCGTCGAGAACGCGAGCATGCCGAGCCGCTTCGCATGGTCGAAGAGCGGCTTGTGCCATTCCCACGGCGTATAAGCTTCCTGATACAGCGCGTAAAGCGATTTGCCCGCCCACAGGCTGTTTTCTTCGCCGATATGGAACTCGCCTTCGTTGAGATCGAGCGTCATCGTGTCGGGCGTATAGGTCTGCAGCTTCAGCGCATGCGCGCCGCTGGCTGCCGCCGCCTCGACGATGTCCAGCGCCCGTTCCAGCGACTGGTTGTGATTGCCGGACATCTCCGCGATCACGAATGGCTGGCTGCCTGGACCTACGGTCCGGTTGGCGATTCTGATTTCTTTCATCGGTTGTTTCCTCACGCCGTCCCGCGTCTTCCGTTATTGGGACTCGCGGGTCCCTGATATGGATCGTTTTGCGCGTCTATTTGTCAGCCGTTCGATTGCGCGAGCCCGCGCAGCGCCGCGAACATCAGTTCCGCTCGCCGCCAGTCTTCGGGCGTGTCGATGTCCTGTACCAGATGACGCGGCAATACGACGGGCATCGACAGCGGCGAAAAGAGCGTGTCGCCGCGCTGCCACGCTTCGGCGCGGCCCCAATAAAACTGGCCGGCGTCATGCCAGGTTTCCGGCAGGTCCTGCGAACGCGTGAGCCGGTGCTCGGGATACACGGCATCGAGTCCGCCATCCGCCGTCAGCCGCAATGCGCGCTGAACCGGAAACGCAAAGGTCGTCACGGAAAACGCGTACGACTTCTCGCGATGCTGTTCGAGCATCGCAATGCCTTCACGCAAATAGCGAACGTCGATGAATGGCGCCGTAGCGTAAATGCAGCACGCGTAGCCATAAGATTCGCCGAGCGCGCGCAGTGCATGCTGAACGACTTCGAGCGTGCCGGCGTGATCGTTCGACAGATCGGCGGGACGCATGAACGGCGTCTGGGCACCGTACTCGCGGGCGACGGCCGCGATCTCCTCGCTGTCCGTGCTGACCACGACGCGATCGAACAGCGCGCTATCCAGCGCGGCGCGAATCGAATGCGCGATGATGGGCACGCCGTCGAACAGGCGAATGTTCTTGTGCGGGATGCGCTTGCTGCCGCCGCGTGCGGGAATGATGGCGACGCGGCTCATCCCAGCACCCGCTTCAGTTGTGCGACGACGCGATCTTGCTCGGCGTCCGTGAGCGTCGCGTAGAGCGGCAGGCTGATCGCCTCGCGGTAATACTGCTCCGCTTGCGGAAAATCGCCTGGCTTGAAGCCGCGCCGGCGATAGTAGGGTTGCAGATGCACGGGGATGTAGTGCACGTTGACGCCGATCTCCGCGCTGCGCAATGCATCGAACACCGCGCGGCGATTCGCATGCGCGCCGTCGTCCGGCACCCGCACCACGTACAGATGCCACGCCGACTCTTCAAGCGCGTCGAGTTGCGGCAACTGCAGCGGCAAGTCCTTCAGCAGCGTGTCGTAGCGTTTCACGAGCGCACGGCGTCGCGCGAGGAATCCATCCAGGCGTTTGAGTTGCGACAGCCCGAGCACGGCCTGAATGTCGGTGATCCGGTAGTTGAAGCCCAGTTCCTGCATCTCGTAGAACCATGCGCCTTCGTTGGGCTCATCCATTTGCGCGGCGTCGCGTGTGATGCCGTGGCTGCGCAGACGGCGCAGACGCTCGCTCAATGCCACGTCGTTGGTCAGCACCGCGCCGCCTTCGCCCGTCGTCACGATCTTCACGGGATGGAAGCTGAACACGGTCATGTGCGCATGGTCGCCGCAGCCGACGGGGCGTCCCGCATACGATGCGCCGACGGCATGCGAAGCGTCTTCGATCACCGTGAAGCCGTACTCGTCCGACAGACGCTTCACGCGCCGCATGTCGCAACTGCCGCCCGCGAACGCAACAGGAATCACGACCTTCGGCAAGCTCCCCGTCGTGCGCGCCGCCGACAGTTTCGCTTCGAGCGCATCGACATCGAGGGAATACGTGAGCGGATCGATATCGACGAAATCGACTTCAGCGCCGCAATACCGTCCGCAATTGGCCGAAGCGACAAACGTGTTCGGCACGGTCCACAGACGATCGTTCGGGCCGAGCCCTGCCGCGACGCATGCGATGTGCAGCGCCGCCGTCGCGTTGCACACTGCGATCGCATGACGCGCGCCCGCGCGCCGCGCCAACTCTTCCTCGAAGGCGGCGATCGCCGGGCCTTGCGTGAGCCAGTCGGAACGCAGGACTGCTTCGACGGCGGCAATATCCGCTTCGTCGATCGACTGCCGGCCGTAAGGGATGAACGCGGTCATGGGTGTTGCTTGTCGAGCGCGGCCAGTTCGTCCACGCTGAGGAACCAGCCGTTGTTGTCGGACGTGTACTTGAAGCCTTCCGTCACGCGCTTGCCCGTCTCGCCCATCCCGTTCGTCTCGTACTCGCTTTGCACGACGAAGCGGATCGCGGGTGTGATCACGTAGTGGTCGTCGTATTCGAACGTGTGCGGACTGTCGTCGCGCGCAATCATCATTTCGTGCAGCTTCTCGCCGGGACGAATGCCGATCACGTGCTGATCCAGTTCGGGCGCCATCGCCTGCGCCAGGTCGACGATTCTCACCGACGGAATCTTCGGCACGAAAATCTCGCCGCCCTGCATGCGCTGGAAATTCTTCAGCACGAAGTCCACGCCGTGATCGAGCGTGATCCAGAAGCGCGTCATGCGCTGATCGGTGATGGGCAGACTCTTTGAACCGTCGGCGACCAGCTTGCGGAAGAACGGCACCACTGATCCGCGCGAACCGACCACGTTGCCATAGCGCACCACGGCGAAGCGCGTGCGATGCTTGCCGACCAGATTGTTCGCCGCTACGAAGAGCTTGTCGGACAGCAGCTTGGTCGCGCCATACAGATTGATTGGGCTGGCGGCCTTGTCCGTGGATAGCGCGATCACTTTTTCGACGCCGTTTTCGATCGCGGCATTGATCACGTTTTCCGCGCCCGTCACGTTCGTGCGAATGCATTCCGTCGGGTTGTATTCGGCGGCGGGAACCTGCTTGAGCGCGGCGGCGTGCACCACGTAGTCGATACCGCGCATCGCCTGGCGCAGGCGCTCGGCGTCGCGCACGTCGCCGAGGAAGTAGCGCATGCACGGCGCGTCGAACTTCTGCTGCATCTCGTATTGCTTGAGCTCGTCGCGCGAAAACACGACGACGCGCGATGGCTTGTATTGCGCCAGCACGGCAGAAATGAACTTGTGGCCGAAGGAACCCGTGCCACCCGTAATCAAAATTGACTTGTTGTCCAACATTGTTCGCTTCCTTGATATGGAGCCGTACTTCCCGTAAGCCGCCCTGTGCGTTCCCGCTGCCTGTTTTGACCTGCTATGCCTGCCTGCCGCCGTGCGCCGCAACGGCGCGCGATGTGCGGTAGCGCTGCCGGAGAACGGGGATCGGCACATGCCATCCTTCAGCGCCCAGCAGCGCATCCTTGAGCGCCGCGAATTCGCTCGCGCGATGAAACGTGCCCGCGCCGCTTTGCGCGCGCGGCGCGATATGCCCGTCGCGCAGCGACGACCAGTTGTCGATGAACAGATCATTGATCGCCTGCTGCAGCTTCGCGTAGCTGCTGGCAAGCGTCTCGCTGGCTTCGTCGAACGACACTTCGCGTTGCAGCAGCAACGCGCCCGTATCGATGCCCTCGTCGATCAGGTGGATCGACACGCCCTTCGGCGTTGCGTCGAGAAACGACCACAGGTTCGGATCGGCGCCGCGGTTATAGGGCAACAGCGAGATATGCAGGTTGATGAATCGGCCGGGCGCCGCCGCGAGCACGTCGCGCTTCAGAATGTGGCGATACGAGTGACTTACAATCAGGTCCGGGGCGAGCGCGACGAGCTCCTGCGCGCTCACGGGCGTCTCGCGCACGGTCAACGTGTCGCGTTGGCCGATCCAGTCGGCCAGCGGCCGCGCCTGCTCGCCACTCGTCAAAAACAGTACTTTCATTTCCCTATGCCGAACCCTGAAGATTTCACTGTCGCCCGTTACGACGCTGTCATCGTCCTCGCGAACCTGATGGACGCAGAGGGAAACCTGAATGACGAAACTCGCGCACGCGTCGACCTCGGCATCGAAGCAATCGAAACCGGCCGGGCGCCGACGCTGGTGATGTGCGGCTGGGCCTATCGCGAAGACTCCGACATCTGCATCGCCGATGCGATGCGCCGCTACGCGGTCGAACAGCGCAATGTCGATGCATCGCGCGTCATTGCGGAAACCACCTCGCGCGACACCGTCGGCGATGCCGTTTTCACCCGGAGCAACCTCGCAGCCACGTTCGGCGGCTCACGCATCCTCGTCGCGACGAGCCGCTATCACGCTGCCCGTACGCTCGAAATCTTCACCTTCGTCTATGGCCCGTCCTTTCACATCGACGTGGACGGCGCAGGCGGTCCCGCCACGGCCGCACAGCTGACCAGCGAGGCGCGTTCGCTCGATGCCTTTCGCGCCACGTTCGCGGGCGTGGAGCCCGGCGACACGGACGCAATCTTCGAGCGGTTGCGCGAGCGTCATCCGTTCTACAACGGTGACATCTACCCTCGGGTCTGAAGCGGCACGCCTCGCAGCGTCATTCGCGAACCCACGGCAACATCCGGTAACACGATGGAAGTATCCGTGACATAAGGTAAAAACGACGCGTGGAAATGCGGGCGAAAAGCACCGCAATTCGCCCGATGAGCCCGCCCGCGCGGTGCGGCGGCGCGCGTTGGTCGCAGGCGGCGCGGGCGCGGGCCGTGCCCGCCGCGTGTTTCGCCGCCCGTCGGGCTGTCGCTTTGCACGTCGGACGGCTAACATCTCACCTTGATCGAACCAGAGGAGCCATGCATGAAGCGAAACGGTCGGGCGCGGGTGCGCCGTAGCACGCGGGCACCATCGACGCGTCCGTTTCTTCCGCTGATCGCCGCTGCGTGGTTCGCCATGGGAACACTGGCGCTGTCGCCCGGTTTCGCCCATGCCGCGATGAACCTCTGCGCTGCACCCGCGCTGCAAACCAGCGAGCGCACCAACGCCGATCCTGGCGTGAAGGCACTGGTGAGGAATGTGCAGGCGCATCTGAGCGAGCCGGCGCATGCGGTGCGTCAGTTGCACACGGAAGGCACGCTGCCGCACGAAGGCATCTATGACGAGAGCAAGGAAGCCGAGAAAGATCTCGACCTGTTGCGCGACGCCGCGCTCGCGTGGCGCGCCACCAGCGACGACCGCTATCTGAAGCTCGTCGACCGCCTGCTGTACGCGTGGGTCACAACCTACGAGCCGTCGTTCAATCCCATCGACGAAACGCCGTTCGAAGGCTTGATCCTCGCCTACGACATGACGGCGAGCGCGCTACCCGTGAAGACCCGCAACGCGACGATGGCGTTTCTGACGAAACTCGCGAACGGCTACATCGCGCAAATCGACACGCAAAAGCGGCCGCTCACGGGCACGTATCGCAACAACTGGCAAAGCCATCGCGTGAAGCTGATCGCAATGGCTGCCTTCACGCTCGACAACCGCAAACTGATCGACGCGGCGCAGCGCCTGTACGTCGAGCACATCAACGACAACGTCGCACCCGACGGCACGACTGTCGACTTCAGCGAACGCGACGCGCTGCACTATGTCACCTACGATCTCCAGCCGCTCGTGACGGCAGCGCTGGCCGCGCGCCGCCACAACCGCAACTGGCTCAACGAGCGCGCGCCGGGCGGAGCGACGCTCGCCGCCGCGCTCAACTGGCTGACGCCGTATGCGACGGGCGCGAAAACCCACGACGAATTCGTGCATTCGAACGTGCCGTTCGACGCAAAACGTCGCGAAGCCGGTTTGCCCGGCTATAGTGGACAGTGGGATCCGAAAAATGCGGCCGAGCTGTATCACCTCGCCGCGCGGCTCGACGGACGCTACACGCCCGTCGCGCTGAAACTGGCACCGACGCCGCCCGCGTGGCTCGCCGTGTGCCTGCCCTTGCCGGCGCGTTGATCACGCGCGGGGCAATGGCTCAATGAGCTGCCGCGTTACCCACGCGGTGCAGCATCCACGACATTCAAGCTAGCAGGAGCAGTGATGGCAGTCAGCGTTTTCGATCTCTTCAAAATCGGCATCGGTCCGTCGAGTTCGCACACGGTCGGTCCCATGCGCGCAGCGCTGATGTTCGCGCAAGGGCTCGAGCGCGATGCGCTGCTCGAGAACACGGCATCGGTGAAGGTCGACCTGTATGGATCGCTCGGTGCAACGGGCAAAGGCCACGGCACCGATCGCGGCGTGATGCTCGGCCTGCTCGGCGACGCACCCGACACCGTCGATCCCGACACGATCGCGGCGCGCCTCGAACAGGTTCGCGTATCGCGCACGCTCGCGCTGCTCGGCACGCACGTCATCCCGTTCATGCAAAAGGACCACATTTCGTTTTATCGGCAGGCGCTGCCGGAACATCCGAACGGTCTCAAGCTGCGCGCATTCGATGCGAATGGCGAAACGCTGCGCGAAGCGACGTATCTGTCGGTGGGCGGCGGCTTTGTCGTCACTGCGGGCGCGCCTAACACGAAGGTGCTTGCCGCCGTCGATCAGTTGCCGCATCCGTTTCGCACGGGTGCGGAGTTGCTGGAAATGTGCAAGACCACGGGCAAGAGCATTGCGCAACTGATGTGGGACAACGAGCGCGCATGGCATACGGACGAAGAGACGCGTACGGGCCTGCTGAAAATCTGGAACGTGATGCAATCGTGTGTCGCGCGCGGCTGCGGAATCAACAACCCGGATGCCGAAGGCAATCTGCCCGGGCCGTTCCAGGTGAAACGCCGCGCACCGCAGCTGTATCGCGGGTTGACGGGCAATCCGGAGCGCGCGCTGCAGGATCCGCTGTCGATGGTCGACTGGATCAATCTGTACGCGATCGCCGTCAATGAAGAAAACGCAGCGGGCGGCCGCGTGGTCACCGCGCCGACCAACGGCGCTGCGGGCATCATTCCCGCCGTGCTGCACTACTACACGCGCTTCATGCCGCACGCTACCGAACAAGGCGTGCTCGACTTTCTGATGACAGCCGCCGCGATCGGCATTCTCTACAAGCTGAATGCGTCGATTTCCGGCGCGGAAGTGGGCTGCCAGGGCGAGGTGGGCGTCGCATGCTCGATGGCGGCGGGCGCGCTCGCGGCCGTGATGGGCGGCACGCCGTTGCAGGTCGAGAACGCCGCCGAAATCGGCATGGAGCACAACCTGGGCCTCACGTGCGATCCCGTCGGCGGGATGGTGCAGATTCCGTGCATCGAGCGCAATGCGATGGCGTCCGTGAAGGCCGTGAACGCGGCGCGCATGGCGCTGCGTGGCGACGGCAGCCATTACGTATCGCTCGATTCCGTCATCAAGACGATGCGCGAAACGGGCGCCGACATGAAGACGAAGTACAAGGAAACGTCGCGCGGCGGTCTCGCGGTAAACATCATCGAATGTTGACGCTTTTGCGAATGACATTGAAGAGGGTCTCGGCGTAAGCTGTCGAAGCTCTTCTGACTGGAGGTGTGTTCGCAATGTCGCTGTCTTCCGATGCTTCAAATATGACCACGGGCGCACGGCTCATGGTCGACGCGCTGCTGACGCATGGCGTCGAGCGCGTGTTT from Paraburkholderia phymatum STM815 encodes the following:
- a CDS encoding class I SAM-dependent methyltransferase, translating into MKQKAIISLLWGKHFGALQQFLQMHEPMTVIASLPSLSPQMQAAIAETGCTLVSLDGFAQDAGAQQTVSEETQRLLSTFERHIQQQPELCGFTAEASDKLRPIVFESVRGDLPATVQLLECLKRAAEQYDIALLATNEDMMRAGKTATAWARAKGIPTVHLAHSIALIDPYTVHNELIADKLVVYGQRGMEGYRDLGVAVDRLIAAGNPAWDCYATLRKQKPACRAQLNTKYGLKAELPLIVFGTTWAANLSAHCIEDIYDASVRAFMGACESLKKAGVRFNAVIKDRPSNAAFGSTRCAEILMKLGAAADGYFYASDDTELFAAGADVLVAVDSNYLVEGMLAHTPVVNLMNTAGMLMGPCFEAETGVVEVEAHELASALHQILTDHALRAGLVQLGQKRAAHYNHNDGDGMASVRVAQALASAAAGLAPRGQRYVWQQYLDVESGEIAEGYHTPGRPNLVAMYSNNPSTVIDIGCAAGSTAALIKQRFPSSRVWGIEMNRAAAQVASSKIDRVLVGKFEDFDLEREGIAKGTLDGVLLADVLEHMYNPWDVMVKLRPYMSPTGQLVLSIPNVRNLMLMDDLSKGKWTYAAAGLLDITHIRFFTLSEIVKFCNETGYRIVRAEHAIDGRLREFWNQNQSNTTPTEINMDRIKLKDVTRDELLELCTIQFHLLLEKDPLHG
- a CDS encoding class I SAM-dependent methyltransferase, with the protein product MSAQPENFAGSQGRKDLIQWKTDAWKDPGMVNWYSSRMVQSETTNLLKNAIEINAIRRYARGPQIIDIGVGTGRAALPLVADGYDVMGVDSSQAMLDETRRLANGAPIRLQVGDVERLPCGDASFDCAVSLNVLVHFPNWREALLEWKRVVRPGGRIIFDIHTQDHAVAAYGADKSQWPEALRATDEAGKFGLYMSRASIAELVEFADAQGFAMQTVVPYGAFLGGGNTNWLLYSSLEQKASWKRTLSWFARDKGLFDLGLFLEESIVAHLAPKIAGRMFVVLDNYADPAANARFAADMAARNAALDSLDVANLAKWLPLAPETMCAELDKLLKPLRSRHFMFLLFQTLLTRFPNVELRGAVSPEMLRELSTWLVSNALDQKATEIARSWSAGIADKYKEGTDVTVGAEYNLVRVLLSRYFGIFSEGQR
- the pseI gene encoding pseudaminic acid synthase produces the protein MKEIRIANRTVGPGSQPFVIAEMSGNHNQSLERALDIVEAAAASGAHALKLQTYTPDTMTLDLNEGEFHIGEENSLWAGKSLYALYQEAYTPWEWHKPLFDHAKRLGMLAFSTPFDETAVDFLETLDVPAYKIASFENTDLPLIRRVAATGKPMIISTGMASVAELDEAVRAARGAGCEDLILLKCTSSYPATPEHSNIRTIPHMRDLFGCQVGLSDHTMGVGAAVAAIALGATVVEKHFTLRRADGGVDSAFSLEPEEMRALVTETERAWQALGQPAYGTNEQERKSMVFRRSLYVVKDVGAGETLTRDHIRAIRPGLGMAPKHLETVIGMTARAPIKRGTPLNWDVLK
- the pseF gene encoding pseudaminic acid cytidylyltransferase; its protein translation is MSRVAIIPARGGSKRIPHKNIRLFDGVPIIAHSIRAALDSALFDRVVVSTDSEEIAAVAREYGAQTPFMRPADLSNDHAGTLEVVQHALRALGESYGYACCIYATAPFIDVRYLREGIAMLEQHREKSYAFSVTTFAFPVQRALRLTADGGLDAVYPEHRLTRSQDLPETWHDAGQFYWGRAEAWQRGDTLFSPLSMPVVLPRHLVQDIDTPEDWRRAELMFAALRGLAQSNG
- the pseC gene encoding UDP-4-amino-4,6-dideoxy-N-acetyl-beta-L-altrosamine transaminase, with translation MTAFIPYGRQSIDEADIAAVEAVLRSDWLTQGPAIAAFEEELARRAGARHAIAVCNATAALHIACVAAGLGPNDRLWTVPNTFVASANCGRYCGAEVDFVDIDPLTYSLDVDALEAKLSAARTTGSLPKVVIPVAFAGGSCDMRRVKRLSDEYGFTVIEDASHAVGASYAGRPVGCGDHAHMTVFSFHPVKIVTTGEGGAVLTNDVALSERLRRLRSHGITRDAAQMDEPNEGAWFYEMQELGFNYRITDIQAVLGLSQLKRLDGFLARRRALVKRYDTLLKDLPLQLPQLDALEESAWHLYVVRVPDDGAHANRRAVFDALRSAEIGVNVHYIPVHLQPYYRRRGFKPGDFPQAEQYYREAISLPLYATLTDAEQDRVVAQLKRVLG
- the pseB gene encoding UDP-N-acetylglucosamine 4,6-dehydratase (inverting), coding for MLDNKSILITGGTGSFGHKFISAVLAQYKPSRVVVFSRDELKQYEMQQKFDAPCMRYFLGDVRDAERLRQAMRGIDYVVHAAALKQVPAAEYNPTECIRTNVTGAENVINAAIENGVEKVIALSTDKAASPINLYGATKLLSDKLFVAANNLVGKHRTRFAVVRYGNVVGSRGSVVPFFRKLVADGSKSLPITDQRMTRFWITLDHGVDFVLKNFQRMQGGEIFVPKIPSVRIVDLAQAMAPELDQHVIGIRPGEKLHEMMIARDDSPHTFEYDDHYVITPAIRFVVQSEYETNGMGETGKRVTEGFKYTSDNNGWFLSVDELAALDKQHP
- a CDS encoding formyltransferase family protein, which produces MKVLFLTSGEQARPLADWIGQRDTLTVRETPVSAQELVALAPDLIVSHSYRHILKRDVLAAAPGRFINLHISLLPYNRGADPNLWSFLDATPKGVSIHLIDEGIDTGALLLQREVSFDEASETLASSYAKLQQAINDLFIDNWSSLRDGHIAPRAQSGAGTFHRASEFAALKDALLGAEGWHVPIPVLRQRYRTSRAVAAHGGRQA
- a CDS encoding YdcF family protein, with the translated sequence MPNPEDFTVARYDAVIVLANLMDAEGNLNDETRARVDLGIEAIETGRAPTLVMCGWAYREDSDICIADAMRRYAVEQRNVDASRVIAETTSRDTVGDAVFTRSNLAATFGGSRILVATSRYHAARTLEIFTFVYGPSFHIDVDGAGGPATAAQLTSEARSLDAFRATFAGVEPGDTDAIFERLRERHPFYNGDIYPRV
- a CDS encoding alginate lyase family protein produces the protein MGTLALSPGFAHAAMNLCAAPALQTSERTNADPGVKALVRNVQAHLSEPAHAVRQLHTEGTLPHEGIYDESKEAEKDLDLLRDAALAWRATSDDRYLKLVDRLLYAWVTTYEPSFNPIDETPFEGLILAYDMTASALPVKTRNATMAFLTKLANGYIAQIDTQKRPLTGTYRNNWQSHRVKLIAMAAFTLDNRKLIDAAQRLYVEHINDNVAPDGTTVDFSERDALHYVTYDLQPLVTAALAARRHNRNWLNERAPGGATLAAALNWLTPYATGAKTHDEFVHSNVPFDAKRREAGLPGYSGQWDPKNAAELYHLAARLDGRYTPVALKLAPTPPAWLAVCLPLPAR